In Deltaproteobacteria bacterium, the following proteins share a genomic window:
- a CDS encoding acyl-CoA dehydrogenase, with translation MSTSAAPHYKDNIRDTFFNLFEFLDVGKTSLGKGPFAEMDADTAKEMLLQLRKVCVNDLAASFAEGDRVPLKLDPEGNVHLPEGVKKSLAAYYEAGMDMLDVPSHLGGMGAPPTVAWAGFELVAGSNPVCAFYLFGSFIARIIDRLGTDAQKKRFVQHVVDRKWGGCMVLTEPDAGSDVGAGRTKARHIKDDLYEIEGVKRFITNGDYDHAENIIHLVLARPEGAGAGTKGLSLFIIPKLWVNEDGSLGERNGAFCTNIEKKMGIKASATCEMTFGDGMPARGFLVGNVHDGIRQMFAVIEQARMAVGMKSMATLSTAYLNALAYAKERVQGPDLLQATDKSAPRVRITQHPDVRRMLMLQKSHAEGMRALALFTASVQDQVELLGGHKAEAAKDLHHLNDLLLPLVKGYCSEKAAELLQVSLQCYGGSGFLQDYPAEQYIRDQKIDSLYEGTTHIQSLDLIFRKVARDGGQTLQGLLAKIRETAEGQDGGDALAEERKLLARGLQDVEGMYGALMGKVGESLYHAGFQGNRILMATAELVVGWLLIRHATVALRRRSENAGDKSFYDGKIASARFYAKNVFPNLTLARKHVENSSLELMDVPEECF, from the coding sequence ATGAGCACGTCCGCCGCCCCGCACTACAAGGACAACATCCGCGACACCTTCTTCAACCTCTTCGAGTTCCTCGACGTGGGCAAGACCAGCCTGGGCAAGGGGCCGTTCGCGGAGATGGACGCGGACACGGCGAAAGAGATGCTGCTCCAGCTTCGCAAGGTGTGCGTGAACGACCTGGCCGCGAGCTTCGCCGAAGGCGATCGCGTGCCGCTCAAGCTCGACCCCGAGGGCAACGTGCACCTGCCCGAGGGCGTGAAGAAGTCGCTCGCCGCCTACTACGAGGCGGGCATGGACATGCTGGACGTGCCCTCGCACCTCGGCGGCATGGGCGCGCCGCCGACCGTCGCGTGGGCTGGCTTCGAGCTCGTCGCCGGATCCAACCCGGTCTGCGCGTTCTACTTGTTCGGCAGCTTCATCGCGCGGATCATCGACCGCCTCGGCACCGACGCGCAGAAGAAGCGCTTCGTGCAGCACGTGGTGGATCGCAAGTGGGGCGGCTGCATGGTCCTCACCGAGCCCGACGCCGGCAGCGACGTGGGCGCCGGTCGCACCAAGGCCCGCCACATCAAGGACGACCTCTACGAGATCGAGGGCGTGAAGCGCTTCATCACCAACGGCGACTACGACCACGCTGAGAACATCATCCACCTCGTGCTCGCGCGCCCCGAGGGCGCCGGCGCCGGCACCAAGGGCCTCTCGCTCTTCATCATCCCCAAGCTCTGGGTGAACGAGGACGGCTCGCTCGGCGAGCGCAACGGCGCGTTCTGCACCAACATCGAGAAGAAGATGGGCATCAAGGCCTCCGCCACCTGCGAGATGACTTTCGGCGACGGCATGCCGGCCCGCGGCTTCCTCGTGGGCAACGTGCACGACGGCATCCGGCAGATGTTCGCGGTCATCGAGCAGGCCCGAATGGCCGTGGGCATGAAGAGCATGGCCACGCTGTCGACCGCGTACTTGAACGCGCTGGCGTATGCGAAGGAGCGCGTGCAGGGCCCGGATCTGCTTCAGGCCACCGACAAGAGCGCGCCGCGTGTGCGCATCACCCAGCACCCGGACGTGCGCCGCATGCTCATGCTCCAGAAGAGCCACGCCGAGGGCATGCGCGCGCTGGCGCTGTTCACCGCGAGCGTGCAGGACCAGGTGGAGCTGCTCGGCGGCCACAAGGCCGAGGCGGCGAAGGACCTGCACCACCTCAACGACCTGCTCCTGCCGCTGGTGAAGGGCTACTGCTCCGAGAAGGCCGCGGAGCTGCTCCAGGTCTCGCTGCAATGCTACGGCGGCTCGGGCTTCCTCCAGGACTACCCGGCCGAGCAGTACATCCGCGACCAGAAGATCGACTCACTCTACGAGGGCACCACGCACATCCAGTCGCTCGACCTCATCTTCCGCAAGGTGGCGCGCGACGGCGGCCAGACGCTGCAAGGTCTGCTCGCGAAGATCCGCGAGACCGCCGAGGGCCAGGACGGCGGCGACGCGCTGGCCGAGGAGCGCAAGCTGCTCGCGCGCGGGCTCCAGGACGTGGAGGGCATGTACGGCGCGCTGATGGGGAAGGTGGGCGAGTCGCTGTACCACGCCGGCTTCCAGGGCAACCGCATCCTCATGGCCACCGCGGAGCTCGTCGTCGGCTGGCTGCTGATCCGGCACGCGACGGTGGCGCTCAGGCGCCGCAGCGAGAACGCCGGAGACAAGTCCTTCTACGACGGCAAGATCGCCAGCGCCCGCTTCTACGCCAAGAACGTGTTCCCCAACCTCACCCTCGCGCGCAAGCACGTGGAGAACAGCTCGCTGGAGCTGATGGACGTGCCCGAGGAGTGCTTCTAG
- the hrpB gene encoding ATP-dependent helicase HrpB, which translates to MAPTPLPIDPLLPEVVRVLKAGNALVLEAEPGAGKTTRVPWAMLEGGVAGAGEIVVLQPRRIAARLAARRIAEEHGEDVGQRVGYQVRFEDVSSAKTRIRLVTEGVLTRKLVSDPNLRGVGAVVLDEFHERHLQGDLALALLRRLQLGARPDLKLVVMSATLEVDPVRAYLGNAPNLNAPGRRFPIDIQHLPQPDDRHLDVQVGAALKRLVRESLEGDVLVFLPGAAEIRRASEAVAPVAKDHDLDVVPLHGDLSPEEQDRAVRRSRRRKVILSTNVAESSVTIDGVVAVIDSGLARIAGHSPWSGLPTLKTGKVSKASAIQRAGRAGRTGPGRCLRLFTQHDFDGRPDHEPPEIARLDLAETALALHGLGVNDLVKFGWFEHPPDAALQATEELLARLGAIDKSGAMTQLGEQLLRFPLHPRQSRALLEARAHGAADDGAVLAAILGEGDLMAGSLFGSGPRKAKISAPSDLVEQLHLFREAERSNFNADRVRGLGLDVGAVRSADRVRKQLLRVRTDDKAGRPVDVEKALQLAVLAGYPDRVARRRPGAGNRELLLAGGGTAALDEASVVQDAEFLVAVDAEERAPSRMPGASRSGVRVRLASAIEPDWLLELFGERVTTDTELTWNADLERVEGMGRMLYDGLVLEESKETNLDPDASAKVLAEHALERGAAAFAPPDELERFVNRTRFLAEAAPDANVRAIDDAEVKAALLELCHGKTRFSELRDASLLDVLKARLGASLAKLDELAPERLRLPGGRGIAIHYEPGKPPWAESYLQDFFGMAEGPKLARGRVPLVLHLLAPNKRAVQVSTDLAGFWERHYPALRKELGRRYPRHSWPEDPRHATPPAPRPPRGPRR; encoded by the coding sequence ATGGCTCCCACGCCGCTCCCCATCGATCCGCTCTTGCCCGAGGTGGTCCGCGTCCTGAAGGCGGGCAACGCGCTGGTGCTCGAGGCCGAGCCCGGCGCGGGCAAGACCACGCGCGTGCCCTGGGCGATGCTCGAGGGCGGCGTCGCGGGCGCCGGCGAGATCGTGGTGCTGCAGCCGCGTCGAATCGCCGCACGACTCGCCGCCCGGCGCATCGCCGAAGAGCACGGCGAAGATGTCGGCCAGCGCGTGGGCTACCAGGTCCGCTTCGAGGACGTGAGCTCGGCGAAGACGCGCATCCGCCTGGTGACCGAAGGCGTGCTCACGCGAAAGCTGGTCTCGGATCCGAACCTGCGCGGCGTGGGCGCGGTGGTGCTCGACGAGTTCCACGAGCGGCACCTGCAAGGCGATCTCGCGCTCGCGCTCTTGCGGCGGCTGCAGCTCGGCGCGCGGCCGGATCTGAAATTGGTGGTGATGTCGGCGACGCTCGAGGTGGATCCGGTTCGCGCGTACCTCGGCAACGCGCCGAATCTGAACGCGCCGGGACGCCGCTTTCCGATCGACATCCAGCACCTGCCCCAGCCCGATGATCGCCACCTCGACGTGCAGGTGGGCGCGGCGCTGAAGCGGCTGGTGCGCGAGAGCCTCGAAGGCGATGTGCTCGTGTTCCTGCCCGGCGCCGCGGAGATCCGACGCGCGTCCGAGGCCGTCGCGCCGGTCGCGAAGGATCACGATCTCGACGTGGTCCCGCTGCACGGCGATCTCTCGCCCGAGGAGCAGGACCGCGCCGTCCGCCGCAGCCGGCGCCGCAAGGTGATCCTCTCCACCAACGTCGCCGAGAGCAGCGTGACCATCGACGGCGTGGTGGCCGTCATCGACTCGGGACTCGCGCGCATCGCCGGGCACTCGCCGTGGAGCGGCCTGCCCACGCTCAAGACCGGCAAGGTGAGCAAGGCCTCGGCCATCCAGCGCGCAGGTCGCGCGGGCCGCACCGGTCCCGGCCGCTGTCTGCGGCTCTTCACCCAGCACGACTTCGACGGACGTCCAGACCACGAGCCGCCCGAGATCGCCCGACTGGATCTCGCCGAGACCGCGCTGGCGCTGCATGGGCTTGGCGTTAACGATCTGGTTAAGTTCGGCTGGTTCGAGCACCCGCCGGATGCCGCGCTTCAAGCGACCGAGGAGCTGCTCGCGCGGCTGGGCGCCATCGACAAGTCCGGCGCGATGACCCAGCTCGGCGAGCAGCTGCTGCGTTTCCCCCTTCATCCCCGGCAGTCGCGCGCGCTCCTCGAGGCGCGTGCGCACGGCGCGGCGGATGACGGCGCGGTGCTCGCGGCGATCCTCGGCGAAGGCGATCTCATGGCCGGCTCGCTCTTCGGCTCCGGGCCACGGAAAGCGAAGATCAGCGCGCCGAGTGATCTCGTGGAGCAGCTGCACCTCTTCCGAGAGGCCGAGCGATCGAATTTCAACGCCGATCGCGTGCGCGGGCTGGGCCTCGACGTGGGCGCGGTGCGTTCGGCGGATCGCGTCCGAAAGCAGCTCCTGCGCGTTCGCACCGATGACAAAGCGGGCCGGCCCGTCGACGTGGAGAAGGCGCTGCAGCTCGCGGTGCTCGCGGGCTATCCGGATCGCGTGGCGCGCCGTCGGCCGGGCGCGGGCAATCGCGAGCTCCTGCTCGCGGGCGGCGGAACGGCGGCGCTCGACGAGGCGAGCGTGGTCCAGGACGCTGAATTTCTCGTCGCCGTCGACGCCGAGGAGCGCGCGCCATCTCGGATGCCAGGTGCCTCGCGCTCGGGCGTGCGCGTGCGGCTCGCGAGCGCGATCGAACCCGACTGGCTGCTCGAGCTCTTCGGCGAGCGCGTCACCACCGACACCGAGCTCACCTGGAACGCAGACCTGGAGCGCGTGGAGGGCATGGGGCGCATGCTCTACGACGGCCTGGTGCTCGAGGAGTCGAAGGAGACGAACCTCGATCCCGACGCGTCCGCGAAGGTGCTCGCCGAGCACGCGCTCGAGAGAGGCGCCGCCGCGTTCGCGCCGCCCGACGAGCTGGAGCGCTTCGTGAACCGCACGCGCTTCCTCGCCGAGGCCGCGCCCGACGCGAACGTGCGCGCCATCGACGACGCCGAGGTCAAGGCCGCGCTCCTCGAGCTCTGCCACGGCAAGACGCGCTTCTCCGAGCTGCGCGACGCCTCCCTCCTCGACGTGCTCAAGGCGCGGCTTGGCGCTTCGCTCGCCAAGCTGGACGAGCTCGCGCCGGAGCGGCTGCGGCTGCCCGGCGGCCGCGGCATCGCCATCCACTACGAGCCCGGCAAGCCGCCCTGGGCCGAGAGCTACCTCCAGGACTTCTTCGGCATGGCCGAGGGTCCCAAGCTCGCGCGCGGCCGCGTGCCGCTGGTGCTGCACCTGCTCGCGCCCAACAAGCGCGCGGTGCAGGTCTCGACCGATCTCGCCGGCTTCTGGGAGCGCCACTACCCGGCGCTGCGCAAGGAGCTCGGGCGCCGCTATCCGCGGCACAGCTGGCCCGAGGATCCGCGACATGCAACGCCGCCGGCGCCCCGTCCGCCCCGCGGACCGCGGCGCTGA
- the tadA gene encoding Flp pilus assembly complex ATPase component TadA: MATPLHPTPAPVRARLGDLLVQANAISREALERVVAQALHEGVRLGEALVHKGLVEERTVYRSLAAQFGLPFDEAEALLEIADAAVAKNLNRKFLEREHVLPVARVSNRLVVATSEPGLGHDDLGHALGVDVLDRRVVTPTDLRRIRSALDLQRVGHVDAAPELAAEVAGGADLVARSATGLEPKLVSLFESILLDAIGERASDIHLERYGGRVRVRIRVDGDLRDLERYRLDAVQLAGLLNVLKIRAQLDIAERRTPQGGRFAASAGGKAYDLRVQTQPALWGEHAVIRLLPQEQKPLQIEDLGFGQEAAAAYRRLLDSPQGLVLVVGPTGSGKSTTLYAGLQVLAQDSARKVITVEDPIEYAIDRVQQTQVHPELGFAFASAMRAFVREDPDVILVGEIRDGETALEALRASQTGHLVLSTLHCNDAVDAVQRLLDLGMHPNSIASELLAVFAQRLAKRVCPQCRAPVTADPALLAEVFPHGAPADFRCFRGRGCDACGGHGAYGRIAVVEHLPAGPAVRRAIARSLAVDDLREVAHQAGLRPLRDEALRLVQEGLIAFEELPTLLPPDLLAGQGAR, translated from the coding sequence ATGGCAACCCCGCTCCACCCCACGCCAGCGCCCGTGCGCGCCCGGCTCGGCGACCTGCTCGTGCAAGCAAACGCGATCTCACGCGAGGCCCTGGAGCGCGTGGTCGCTCAGGCCCTCCACGAGGGCGTCCGGCTCGGCGAAGCCCTGGTGCACAAGGGCCTCGTGGAGGAGCGCACCGTCTACCGCAGCCTGGCGGCGCAGTTCGGGTTGCCCTTCGACGAGGCCGAGGCCCTGCTGGAGATCGCCGACGCCGCCGTGGCCAAGAACCTCAACCGCAAGTTCCTGGAGCGCGAGCACGTGCTGCCCGTGGCGCGCGTCAGCAATCGATTGGTGGTGGCCACGAGCGAGCCCGGTCTGGGCCACGACGACCTCGGCCATGCGCTCGGGGTCGATGTCCTCGACCGACGCGTGGTGACGCCCACGGACCTGCGCCGCATTCGAAGCGCCCTCGACCTCCAGCGGGTGGGCCACGTGGATGCCGCGCCGGAGCTCGCCGCCGAAGTCGCCGGCGGCGCGGACCTGGTGGCCCGAAGCGCCACGGGCCTCGAGCCCAAGCTGGTGTCGCTCTTCGAGTCCATCCTCCTCGACGCCATTGGCGAGCGCGCGAGCGACATCCACCTCGAGCGCTACGGCGGCCGGGTGCGCGTGCGCATCCGCGTGGACGGTGATCTCCGCGACCTGGAGCGCTACCGCCTCGACGCCGTCCAGCTCGCCGGGCTCTTGAACGTGCTCAAGATCCGCGCGCAGCTCGACATCGCCGAGCGCCGCACCCCGCAGGGCGGCCGCTTTGCGGCGTCGGCCGGCGGAAAGGCCTACGACCTGCGCGTGCAGACCCAGCCTGCGCTCTGGGGCGAGCACGCCGTCATCCGCCTGCTGCCCCAGGAGCAGAAGCCGCTCCAGATCGAAGACCTCGGCTTCGGACAGGAGGCCGCCGCCGCGTACCGCCGCCTCCTCGACAGCCCTCAGGGCCTGGTGCTCGTGGTGGGGCCCACCGGCAGCGGCAAGTCGACGACGCTGTACGCGGGCCTCCAGGTCCTGGCCCAGGACAGCGCGCGGAAGGTGATCACCGTCGAGGATCCCATCGAGTACGCGATCGATCGCGTGCAGCAGACGCAGGTGCACCCCGAGCTGGGCTTCGCGTTCGCGAGCGCCATGCGCGCCTTCGTCCGCGAGGACCCGGACGTGATCCTCGTCGGCGAGATCCGCGACGGCGAGACCGCCCTCGAAGCCCTGCGCGCCTCGCAGACCGGCCACCTGGTGCTGTCGACCTTGCACTGCAACGACGCCGTGGACGCGGTGCAGCGCCTGCTCGATTTGGGCATGCACCCCAACTCCATCGCCAGCGAGCTGCTGGCCGTGTTCGCGCAGCGCCTGGCCAAGCGCGTGTGCCCCCAGTGCCGCGCGCCGGTCACGGCCGACCCGGCGCTCCTGGCCGAGGTGTTTCCCCATGGCGCGCCCGCCGACTTCCGGTGCTTCCGCGGTCGCGGCTGCGACGCCTGCGGCGGCCACGGCGCCTACGGGCGCATCGCCGTGGTGGAGCACCTGCCGGCCGGACCGGCGGTGCGGCGCGCGATCGCCCGCTCGCTCGCCGTCGACGATCTCCGCGAGGTGGCCCACCAGGCCGGGCTGCGGCCCTTGCGCGACGAGGCGCTGCGCCTGGTGCAAGAGGGGCTCATCGCCTTCGAGGAGCTGCCCACGCTGCTGCCGCCCGACCTGCTCGCGGGCCAAGGCGCGCGCTGA
- a CDS encoding M23 family metallopeptidase — protein MRRALPLLALLGGCASTPAPKMGWAEAGYASSEADENAASATLTSDEISARAQLSPLAVSTYRFGGVERVLRAQGAGEPMPLDGLRAWNGLFAAVDQTLSGQLKASRNDLLRARVAVEAELDEDHRAYRALPDGLEAAAHARSRALGARLGSSRRAPNPADDLLAWPVHPAQVTSLFGPRLDPLDHQSWKRHEGVDIAADAGELVTAAARGVVVEADRRQGYGLLVAIRHLDGTITRYGHLSQLLARQGDAIERGGAVGLAGATGRATGPHVHFEVWRHGRAVDPLEELGDPDEDESSAVSRTN, from the coding sequence ATGCGCAGAGCCTTGCCATTGCTGGCGCTCCTCGGTGGCTGTGCCTCCACACCCGCGCCCAAGATGGGCTGGGCCGAGGCCGGGTACGCCTCGAGTGAAGCCGACGAGAACGCCGCTTCGGCCACGCTGACCTCCGACGAGATCTCCGCGCGTGCCCAGCTCTCGCCGCTCGCGGTGAGCACCTACCGCTTCGGCGGCGTGGAGCGCGTGCTGCGCGCGCAGGGCGCCGGAGAGCCCATGCCGCTCGACGGCCTGCGGGCCTGGAACGGCCTCTTCGCCGCCGTGGATCAGACGCTCTCCGGCCAGCTCAAGGCGTCGCGGAACGACCTCTTGCGCGCGCGCGTGGCCGTGGAGGCCGAGCTCGATGAAGACCATCGCGCGTACCGCGCGTTGCCCGATGGCCTCGAAGCGGCGGCGCACGCGCGGAGCCGCGCACTCGGCGCTCGGCTGGGATCCTCGCGGCGCGCGCCCAATCCCGCCGATGATCTCCTCGCCTGGCCCGTGCATCCCGCGCAGGTGACGTCGCTCTTTGGTCCGCGGCTGGATCCGCTGGATCACCAGAGCTGGAAGCGCCACGAGGGCGTGGACATCGCCGCCGACGCGGGTGAGCTGGTGACCGCGGCCGCGCGCGGCGTCGTCGTCGAGGCGGATCGCCGCCAGGGTTACGGGCTGCTCGTCGCCATCCGCCACCTCGACGGAACGATCACGCGCTACGGCCACCTCTCGCAGCTGCTCGCGCGCCAGGGCGACGCCATCGAGCGCGGCGGCGCGGTCGGGCTCGCCGGGGCCACCGGGCGCGCCACCGGCCCGCACGTGCACTTCGAGGTCTGGCGGCACGGCCGCGCAGTGGATCCGCTGGAGGAGCTGGGCGATCCCGACGAGGACGAGTCCTCTGCCGTCAGCCGGACCAACTGA